The genome window CGATGCTGTTCATTTAATTAAAACTCATTTTTTGAAAAAAAGCTGCAGGAATGATCTGTTTTGGTACCGAAGCAGTTTGATAATAAACATCCAGCCAGCCACTTCCGCCGCCATTAAACCAGATTACTTCCAAAGTATATGTTCCAGGCTTTAGTGTGATTGCACCGCCTTTCTCTTTTACACCGTGATCTCCATCATTATTAACAACGACTTCATTGTTGATTTTCAAAATGCTTCCATCATCCGATCTGGTGAAAAAACCATATTGCTCCTCCTTATCAATTTTTATGACAGTCTTGAATCTTACTGCGGTATTTTCCTTAATCTTCGAATCAATTTCATCAGAACCTATTTCGAAGCAGCTTCCTTTTTCGTCTGGCGTATATTTATCTAAAAACGGCACGCTGTTTAAATTAGATAAATAAAAAATTTCATAGGAAACTGGAGCTTTTGCAGTACTGGAAACCACTCTGAAAAAAGCTTCGTTTACCAAACTTGCGATGCTTTGGTTTTTGAAAATGGCACTTTTTACGACTGTATTTTGATATACTTTAAATGGCATTTTGTAGATTTCCGAATCTTTGGCAGGCATTGAACCATCCAGCGTATATCGAATTTCACCTTCTTTATCAGGGTTATCAATTACTACTTGGGCTGCCTCTCTAAACAATCCGCCAGCTTTTTTACTTAAATAAGCTTTTGGCTGAATTACAGGTTCTTTATACCTTTTAGTTAATGTATAACTATCAATTTCGTTATAGCCTTCAAAAGCATTTTTAACTGGTCTTCCAATACTGGCCATTGGCATTTTTATACCCAATGCAAATGCAACAGTCGCTGCATTATCATACTGATAAACCGGATAATTGAGTATGGTATTTTTCTTTACGGATTTGCCCCAAATAATAAACGGAATTTCCATTTCCTGTAATGATTCGCCACCATGTCCTTTGCCCAATCCGCCATGATCTGCACTTACTATGACTACAGTCTCATTACCCATTGGAGAGGATGTAATAGCCTGCATAACCTGAGCCAATAATGCATCTGCTTTTTCAACCGATTTATAATATTCTGTACTCCCATGACCAAATTCGTGTCCTGCGTGGTCCACGTGATCAAAATGAATAAAGGTAAAAGTGGGCTGTTTGGCTTTTATATAATCGCTGGCAATTACTGCTGTTTTATCTTCGGTTTCTGGATTTACATTATAATCGACAGCACTTTTTTCAAAGAGCCGGCCGAATCCTGACCAATGATAAACAGCTCCGATTTCGGCATTCTTTATTTGTGAATTTATTATCGAAAAAATGGTAGGAAACAAAAAATCATCGCCTTGCACTACTGATGGTAATACAAAATTGCTTTTCTCCCAATCATTAGATGTAATTCCGTGCTGTTCTGGTCCCGCTCCCATAATCATTGAAGCCCAATTGGTACTGGAGCTCGATGGTAAAACGGAACGGGCATGCATTGTCGAAGCTCCTTCCTTCATCAGTTTGTGAAAAGCAGGTGTGCTGGCATGTTCGATTCCGTCTGGACTCAATCCGTCAAAGCCAATTACAACGACATGTTTTACTTTTGAGAATTCATTATTTTGAGAAAAACACGACCATAGCGAGAACAGCGCTATGATCATGATTTTATTTTTTAGTATTTTCATGAATTTTTTTCTATTTAATAAGCCACATTACTGCATTGATATCATCTGTACCCCCGTATTGTCTGGTTAGCGCAGTATTTACATTCTGGGAGTTGGTTTCAAATTCGCTTTGAGGATATTTCCATCGCATCGGGATTTTGCCATTGTTTTTATTCGCTGGTCCAATGTTAAATTTTGGAATACCTGTTCTTCTGAAATTAAAATAAGATTCTCTTTCGGAATTTTGGAAAAAAGCAACATATTTCTGTGTCAGTATCTGCTCTAGACCTGCAGTATTATTTCCTTTATAAACTATATTAGCATTGTTTAAAAAGGCAGTAACATCCGTATTAGATACATCATAAAAATCCATAGAGGCTTTAATTCCCTGCTTGTAAAAACTGGCAGCATCACCCATTATCCAGCCTCTGTTTATGGCTTCAGCAATTATGAATTGCTGTTCTGCATATCCAAATAAAATATATCCTTCGCCGACATAACTGCTGTAATATCTTTTTTCGTTAGGATAGGATAATTTTCCTTCATCTGAAGCCACTTGCATAGAACCCTGCTCGTCTCCTGTGTTTGCTGGGATGTAAGCATTTAAATTGAGAGGATCATTAGCCTTAAAATAAAAAGCGGCAGGATCGGCAACTTTATAAATTCGGGGATCATTATTTTGTTTCAGAATGTTTAAATAGGTTCCCGCCATGATATCTCTATTTCTATTACGCCCAAAATTACCTGGATTTAGGGCATAATTATTGCCATTTTCATCTGAAAAATAGCGGGTCATATTATCTTCAATCCCTCTCATTAGCGGGTATTTTGACGGATTACTTACTATTGCACTGAATTGGCTGGCAACATTAAGTTCGGCTGTTTTTTTACTTAAACTTATTAAAACTCTTAAATGGAAAGAATTAATTGCTCTCTGCCATTTATCCAGATCACCATTATATAAAAAATCGCCTTGAACTGCACCAGTTCCTACTTGGGCTCTTGCCATTGCAATTTGATCATTAGCTGCATCCAAAAGACTCAGAATCTCAACATAGACCTCTTTCTGAGTATCGTATTTTGGTTTTGTAATTGGAGTATCACTTTTGGCTTTTAAAGATTCAGACATTGGAATATCCCCCATTCTTTTAGACATATAATCTAAAAAGTAAGCCTGAAA of Flavobacterium marginilacus contains these proteins:
- a CDS encoding SusD/RagB family nutrient-binding outer membrane lipoprotein — encoded protein: MKTIQLYKSILIIAMVFMIGACTNFEDLADDPNRATSVPPSMLLTEVLRVMNNVDDEGPWSSAQRDNQFWAISFDYYGEQDYNWGSAPLRYTTLSNVQAMVKEAEKLDTKNKYGALAKFFQAYFLDYMSKRMGDIPMSESLKAKSDTPITKPKYDTQKEVYVEILSLLDAANDQIAMARAQVGTGAVQGDFLYNGDLDKWQRAINSFHLRVLISLSKKTAELNVASQFSAIVSNPSKYPLMRGIEDNMTRYFSDENGNNYALNPGNFGRNRNRDIMAGTYLNILKQNNDPRIYKVADPAAFYFKANDPLNLNAYIPANTGDEQGSMQVASDEGKLSYPNEKRYYSSYVGEGYILFGYAEQQFIIAEAINRGWIMGDAASFYKQGIKASMDFYDVSNTDVTAFLNNANIVYKGNNTAGLEQILTQKYVAFFQNSERESYFNFRRTGIPKFNIGPANKNNGKIPMRWKYPQSEFETNSQNVNTALTRQYGGTDDINAVMWLIK
- a CDS encoding alkaline phosphatase family protein translates to MKILKNKIMIIALFSLWSCFSQNNEFSKVKHVVVIGFDGLSPDGIEHASTPAFHKLMKEGASTMHARSVLPSSSSTNWASMIMGAGPEQHGITSNDWEKSNFVLPSVVQGDDFLFPTIFSIINSQIKNAEIGAVYHWSGFGRLFEKSAVDYNVNPETEDKTAVIASDYIKAKQPTFTFIHFDHVDHAGHEFGHGSTEYYKSVEKADALLAQVMQAITSSPMGNETVVIVSADHGGLGKGHGGESLQEMEIPFIIWGKSVKKNTILNYPVYQYDNAATVAFALGIKMPMASIGRPVKNAFEGYNEIDSYTLTKRYKEPVIQPKAYLSKKAGGLFREAAQVVIDNPDKEGEIRYTLDGSMPAKDSEIYKMPFKVYQNTVVKSAIFKNQSIASLVNEAFFRVVSSTAKAPVSYEIFYLSNLNSVPFLDKYTPDEKGSCFEIGSDEIDSKIKENTAVRFKTVIKIDKEEQYGFFTRSDDGSILKINNEVVVNNDGDHGVKEKGGAITLKPGTYTLEVIWFNGGGSGWLDVYYQTASVPKQIIPAAFFQKMSFN